In Scyliorhinus torazame isolate Kashiwa2021f chromosome 9, sScyTor2.1, whole genome shotgun sequence, a single window of DNA contains:
- the prrc1 gene encoding protein PRRC1 isoform X2: protein MMEESGIETTPPSTPPPNTSVTASSPPPPTGVRPSSVAQTSAAVRSGSSITFPEETEDPRMSVHYDQSSSGGGLWGFFKGVAGNSVVKSVLDKTKHSMESMITTLDPGMAPYIKSGGDLDVLVTSNKDVKVAAIRDAFQEMFGLATVTGEAGQSNIAPQPVGYAAGVKGAQERIDSLRRSGMIHERQVTVSIENFLAELLPDRWFDIGCLILEDPAHGIRLENFTQATPVPLEYVQQAQNLTPSDYNLRWSGLMVTVGEVLERSLPQVNRNDWHIMFTGMSRRQMIYSAAKSLAGMYKQRLPSKSI, encoded by the exons ATGATGGAGGAAAGTGGGATTGAGACGACTCCCCCCAGTACCCCACCACCTAATACCTCGGTGACTGCCagcagtcccccaccccccacag gGGTTCGACCAAGCTCAGTGGCTCAGACCTCTGCTGCTGTTCGAAGTGGCTCCTCCATTACTTTCCCGGAGGAGACTGAAGATCCCAGGATGTCTGTCCACTATGACCAAAGCTCCTCTGGGGGAGGACTGTGGGGATTTTTTAAG GGTGTGGCGGGAAACTCTGTTGTGAAATCAGTTTTGGATAAAACCAAACATTCTATGGAGTCCATGATCACCACCCTGGATCCAGGCATGGCTCCCTACATCA AATCGGGTGGCGATCTGGATGTTTTGGTAACTTCCAATAAAGATGTCAAAGTGGCAGCTATTCGGGATGCCTTCCAGGAAATGTTTGGATTGGCCACAGTTACTGGGGAAGCCGGCCAATCAAATATTGCCCCACAACCTGTTGGCTATGCAGCAGGAGTAAAG ggaGCCCAGGAAAGGATCGATAGTCTGCGAAGATCAGGAATGATTCATGAAAGACAGGTGACGGTTTCCATCGAGAATTTCCTTGCAGAATTGCTCCCAGACAG GTGGTTTGACATTGGTTGTTTGATTCTTGAAGATCCAGCTCATGGTATTCGTTTGGAAAACTTCACACAGGCAACACCAGTGCCTTTAGAATATGTGCAACAG gCGCAAAACCTCACGCCTTCTGATTACAATCTGCGGTGGTCTGGGCTGATGGTGACTGTAGGGGAAGTGTTGGAGAGGAGTTTACCCCAGGTCAACAGGAATGATTGGCACATCATGTTTACAGGGATGTCACGAAGGCAGATGATCTACAGCGCGGCCAAATCGTTAGCGGGAATGTACAAGCAGCGTCTACCATCAAAGTCCATTTAA
- the prrc1 gene encoding protein PRRC1 isoform X1, whose amino-acid sequence MMEESGIETTPPSTPPPNTSVTASSPPPPTVLPSPLSKPITSSIPPLSPSTFSTPPPPQTHMPPARSSTPLTVGSSAVASPIHPAVAHPGPAAYSSPITFPPSAPPMCSPAGPAFSAPPVGPPITGFSMAANYDITRGHAGRTPQTPLMPTFSSSVTGVRPSSVAQTSAAVRSGSSITFPEETEDPRMSVHYDQSSSGGGLWGFFKGVAGNSVVKSVLDKTKHSMESMITTLDPGMAPYIKSGGDLDVLVTSNKDVKVAAIRDAFQEMFGLATVTGEAGQSNIAPQPVGYAAGVKGAQERIDSLRRSGMIHERQVTVSIENFLAELLPDRWFDIGCLILEDPAHGIRLENFTQATPVPLEYVQQAQNLTPSDYNLRWSGLMVTVGEVLERSLPQVNRNDWHIMFTGMSRRQMIYSAAKSLAGMYKQRLPSKSI is encoded by the exons ATGATGGAGGAAAGTGGGATTGAGACGACTCCCCCCAGTACCCCACCACCTAATACCTCGGTGACTGCCagcagtcccccaccccccacag TTCTGCCCAGTCCTCTATCCAAACCTATCACCAGCTCTATCCCTCCATTGTCTCCCTCAACCTTTTCCACGCCTCCTCCTCCTCAAACCCACATGCCTCCTGCCAGGTCTTCCACACCCCTGACTGTGGGGTCTTCTGCTGTCGCTTCCCCCATTCATCCGGCTGTTGCTCATCCCGGGCCTGCAGCATACAGCAGTCCCATTACCTTTCCTCCTTCAGCACCTCCGATGTGCTCTCCTGCTGGTCCTGCTTTTTCTGCACCTCCCGTAGGTCCACCCATCACTGGTTTCTCCATGGCTGCAAATTACGACATCACCCGAGGTCACGCTGGTCGAACCCCTCAAACCCCACTGATGCCAACCTTTTCTTCATCCGTCACAG gGGTTCGACCAAGCTCAGTGGCTCAGACCTCTGCTGCTGTTCGAAGTGGCTCCTCCATTACTTTCCCGGAGGAGACTGAAGATCCCAGGATGTCTGTCCACTATGACCAAAGCTCCTCTGGGGGAGGACTGTGGGGATTTTTTAAG GGTGTGGCGGGAAACTCTGTTGTGAAATCAGTTTTGGATAAAACCAAACATTCTATGGAGTCCATGATCACCACCCTGGATCCAGGCATGGCTCCCTACATCA AATCGGGTGGCGATCTGGATGTTTTGGTAACTTCCAATAAAGATGTCAAAGTGGCAGCTATTCGGGATGCCTTCCAGGAAATGTTTGGATTGGCCACAGTTACTGGGGAAGCCGGCCAATCAAATATTGCCCCACAACCTGTTGGCTATGCAGCAGGAGTAAAG ggaGCCCAGGAAAGGATCGATAGTCTGCGAAGATCAGGAATGATTCATGAAAGACAGGTGACGGTTTCCATCGAGAATTTCCTTGCAGAATTGCTCCCAGACAG GTGGTTTGACATTGGTTGTTTGATTCTTGAAGATCCAGCTCATGGTATTCGTTTGGAAAACTTCACACAGGCAACACCAGTGCCTTTAGAATATGTGCAACAG gCGCAAAACCTCACGCCTTCTGATTACAATCTGCGGTGGTCTGGGCTGATGGTGACTGTAGGGGAAGTGTTGGAGAGGAGTTTACCCCAGGTCAACAGGAATGATTGGCACATCATGTTTACAGGGATGTCACGAAGGCAGATGATCTACAGCGCGGCCAAATCGTTAGCGGGAATGTACAAGCAGCGTCTACCATCAAAGTCCATTTAA